A region from the uncultured Macellibacteroides sp. genome encodes:
- the murQ gene encoding N-acetylmuramic acid 6-phosphate etherase has translation MAFIKITEQPSLYDDLEKKSVKELLEEINEEDQRVAIAVQKAIPQIEKLVTQIVPRMKQGGRIFYMGAGTSGRLGVLDASEIPPTFGMPPSLVVGLIAGGDMALRNPVENAEDDMERGWIELQERHVNVKDTVIGIAASGTTPYVLGALRKARENGILTASISSNPEAPISKEADVPIEMIVGPEFVTGSSRMKSGTGQKMILNMITTTTMIKLGRVKGNRMVNMQLSNQKLVDRGTRMVMEELHLEYDQSQRLLLMYGSVKNAVDAYLDNNK, from the coding sequence ATGGCTTTTATAAAAATAACAGAACAACCGTCTTTGTACGACGACCTGGAAAAGAAATCGGTAAAGGAATTGCTGGAAGAGATTAACGAGGAAGATCAACGAGTGGCGATTGCCGTACAGAAGGCGATTCCCCAGATTGAAAAGCTGGTTACTCAGATTGTACCACGCATGAAGCAAGGCGGACGAATTTTCTATATGGGTGCCGGAACCAGCGGACGTTTGGGAGTATTGGATGCTTCGGAGATACCGCCTACATTCGGAATGCCTCCTTCGTTGGTAGTGGGACTCATTGCCGGAGGTGATATGGCTCTTCGTAATCCGGTGGAGAATGCCGAAGACGATATGGAACGCGGCTGGATCGAATTGCAGGAACGTCATGTAAATGTAAAGGATACCGTAATAGGTATTGCTGCTTCGGGCACAACACCCTATGTATTGGGCGCTTTGCGTAAAGCACGCGAAAACGGAATTCTTACAGCCTCTATCAGCAGTAATCCGGAAGCTCCTATTTCGAAAGAGGCGGATGTACCTATCGAAATGATTGTAGGTCCGGAGTTTGTTACCGGAAGTTCGCGTATGAAATCGGGAACGGGACAAAAGATGATTCTGAACATGATTACCACCACAACCATGATTAAACTGGGACGGGTAAAAGGAAACCGGATGGTGAATATGCAGTTGTCCAACCAGAAACTGGTAGATCGCGGAACACGTATGGTAATGGAAGAGCTGCATCTGGAATACGACCAGTCTCAGCGCTTGTTGCTTATGTATGGTTCGGTGAAGAATGCCGTTGATGCCTATCTCGATAATAATAAATAA
- a CDS encoding PQQ-binding-like beta-propeller repeat protein: protein MKRILNLIILCVFMVSAHAKDFRFALFTDLHITHSTTAAEDLQKAVNQVNATPELDFVIVSGDVTEEGDRASLEKAKSILDKLNVKYYITSGNHETKWSESGCTDFNEVFGSDRFRFEHDGYLFLGFNSGPVMRMSDGHVAPQDISWLKNELTKAGADKPVVLVSHYPLRDGDVDNWYEVTDVVRNYNIKVMLGGHYHSNKQWSYDGIPGILNRSTLRAKEPVGGYSVYEVTSDSIRVSEQLIGGEPKRWGGVSLKETYYTTDNSSYARPDFSVNKSYPRVQRSWSTATGKGIYSSPVVYENKVYVGDDLGFLTCFALKDGKHKWEFKTDARIVGTPAAANGVVVFGSADANIYGINAKSGKLMWKHASSKAVLGAVTIEKGIAYIGGSNGSFYAIDIKSGKLRWEFTGVKGYIETRPLIYDGKVLFGAWDNNLYALDKATGKKLWSWDANLTRMHFSPAAVWPVAADGRVFVTAPDRTMSAINATTGETLWRTNQSVVRETIGLSGDKQRLYSKTMQDSLVCYAASSEPKELWACNVGFGYEHAPSMPVEKDGVVFGSTRSGLIFAVDAFTGKLLWKHKVGNSLISTVVPLSKTRCLYTSTEGIVGMLEIRK, encoded by the coding sequence ATGAAACGTATACTCAATCTTATCATCCTTTGCGTGTTTATGGTATCCGCACACGCAAAGGATTTTCGTTTTGCCCTCTTTACCGACCTGCATATCACGCACAGCACAACAGCTGCCGAAGATTTGCAGAAGGCGGTTAACCAGGTAAATGCCACTCCCGAACTCGATTTTGTAATTGTATCTGGCGATGTTACGGAAGAAGGTGACCGCGCTTCGCTTGAAAAGGCGAAGTCTATCCTTGACAAGCTGAATGTGAAGTACTACATCACATCGGGCAATCATGAAACCAAATGGAGCGAATCCGGATGCACCGATTTTAATGAGGTGTTCGGTTCGGACCGTTTCCGTTTCGAACACGATGGTTACCTGTTTCTTGGCTTTAACTCCGGACCAGTAATGCGTATGTCCGACGGACATGTTGCTCCGCAGGATATTTCCTGGCTAAAGAACGAACTTACAAAGGCAGGAGCCGATAAACCGGTGGTGCTGGTAAGCCATTATCCTCTTCGCGACGGCGATGTGGATAACTGGTACGAAGTAACCGATGTAGTTCGCAACTACAACATCAAGGTAATGCTTGGTGGTCATTATCACAGCAATAAACAATGGAGTTACGATGGAATTCCCGGTATACTGAACCGCTCTACGCTTAGGGCAAAGGAACCGGTGGGCGGATATTCGGTCTACGAGGTAACTTCCGATTCCATACGTGTATCCGAGCAACTTATTGGAGGAGAACCTAAACGTTGGGGTGGTGTGTCGTTGAAGGAAACCTACTACACTACCGACAATTCATCCTATGCCCGTCCGGATTTCTCGGTGAATAAAAGCTATCCCCGGGTACAACGGAGCTGGTCGACCGCTACAGGAAAAGGCATCTATTCGTCGCCGGTTGTCTATGAAAACAAGGTTTATGTAGGCGACGATCTGGGGTTTCTGACCTGTTTTGCGCTGAAAGACGGCAAACATAAGTGGGAGTTTAAAACAGACGCACGCATTGTAGGGACACCAGCTGCTGCCAATGGGGTAGTGGTGTTCGGTTCTGCTGATGCAAACATATACGGAATCAACGCCAAAAGCGGTAAGCTGATGTGGAAACATGCCTCTTCCAAAGCCGTACTGGGAGCCGTTACCATCGAAAAGGGAATCGCTTACATTGGCGGAAGCAACGGTTCCTTCTACGCCATCGACATAAAGAGTGGCAAGCTTCGCTGGGAATTCACCGGAGTAAAAGGATATATCGAAACCCGTCCGCTTATTTACGACGGTAAAGTACTATTCGGTGCGTGGGACAATAACCTGTACGCATTAGATAAAGCTACAGGTAAAAAGCTATGGTCGTGGGATGCCAACCTTACCCGCATGCATTTCTCTCCTGCTGCAGTGTGGCCGGTTGCGGCCGACGGACGCGTATTTGTAACTGCACCCGACCGGACGATGAGCGCCATCAACGCGACAACCGGCGAAACCCTTTGGCGTACAAACCAATCGGTTGTAAGGGAAACCATCGGATTATCGGGCGATAAACAACGGCTGTACAGCAAAACCATGCAGGATAGTCTGGTTTGCTATGCGGCCTCTTCCGAGCCAAAAGAACTATGGGCGTGCAACGTAGGCTTCGGGTACGAACATGCTCCCTCTATGCCCGTCGAAAAAGACGGAGTTGTATTTGGAAGTACCCGAAGCGGACTTATCTTTGCCGTGGATGCTTTTACGGGAAAACTCCTTTGGAAACATAAGGTAGGCAATTCCCTGATCAGCACGGTGGTTCCGTTAAGTAAAACGCGCTGCCTGTATACCAGCACCGAAGGGATTGTTGGAATGTTGGAGATACGTAAATGA
- a CDS encoding ISAs1 family transposase, with the protein MTLLAFASSIEDYRFDRNKVHSAETIIYITLAAVICGAETWNEIEDFGRCKIDFFSRTIPSFNGIPSHDTFNRFFTVLDSTYFENQFREWVKCICGKYKGVVAIDGKTICGAYESEEAKLLRGTYLKPSSPQYKLHMVSAWAADNGISLGQIKTEEKSNEITAIPELLEALDIKECIITIDAMGCQKTIASKIIEKEADYVLAVKNNHKHLYRKIKHFFTIWRAEKPNRVSVYENTETGHGRLEKRTCIVCDNLYWLNANDYTQWAGLKTFVCVLTERTIPGENGPRKQKETRYYISSLVLDAELIANSVRKHWSVENNLHWQLDVSFNEDYGRKKNNAAVNFSLVSKTALSMLKHYESKSSIARKRKTAGWSDDVLQGILSVDKF; encoded by the coding sequence ATGACATTGCTTGCATTTGCTTCAAGTATTGAAGACTATCGTTTTGACAGGAATAAAGTTCATTCAGCCGAAACTATTATTTATATTACGTTAGCTGCCGTTATTTGTGGGGCCGAGACATGGAACGAAATAGAGGATTTCGGTCGGTGTAAAATTGATTTTTTCTCTCGCACTATTCCTTCTTTTAATGGAATACCCTCACATGATACTTTTAACCGATTTTTCACAGTATTGGATTCCACCTATTTTGAAAATCAATTCAGAGAATGGGTTAAGTGTATTTGTGGAAAGTATAAAGGAGTGGTTGCTATTGACGGCAAAACAATATGCGGAGCATATGAGTCTGAAGAGGCTAAATTGTTGCGAGGTACCTACCTAAAACCCTCGAGCCCCCAATACAAACTTCACATGGTAAGTGCCTGGGCCGCTGACAATGGAATAAGCCTTGGACAAATCAAAACAGAGGAAAAATCGAATGAAATTACCGCTATCCCCGAACTATTAGAGGCATTAGATATTAAAGAGTGTATAATCACTATTGATGCTATGGGATGTCAAAAGACTATAGCATCTAAAATAATAGAAAAAGAAGCAGATTACGTTTTGGCTGTTAAAAACAACCATAAGCATTTATATAGAAAAATCAAACATTTTTTCACCATTTGGAGAGCTGAGAAGCCTAACCGGGTAAGTGTTTACGAGAATACCGAGACTGGACATGGCCGTTTGGAAAAAAGAACTTGCATAGTCTGTGACAATCTATACTGGTTAAATGCTAACGATTACACCCAATGGGCTGGATTAAAAACATTTGTCTGTGTGCTTACGGAACGTACCATTCCCGGCGAAAATGGACCTCGTAAACAAAAAGAAACCAGATACTATATTTCTTCATTAGTTTTGGATGCTGAATTAATTGCTAATTCAGTCCGAAAACATTGGTCTGTTGAAAATAATTTACATTGGCAGTTGGATGTCTCGTTTAATGAAGATTACGGACGAAAGAAGAACAATGCCGCTGTAAACTTTTCTCTTGTCTCAAAAACAGCTTTATCTATGTTAAAGCACTATGAAAGCAAAAGTAGTATTGCTCGCAAAAGAAAAACAGCCGGATGGTCTGACGACGTTCTGCAAGGCATACTTTCTGTGGATAAATTTTAA
- a CDS encoding linear amide C-N hydrolase, with product MKAKLVLVLFVLQFLFFLKVEACTTFVLKDSSQIVFGRNFDFNVGSGFVVNNPKGISKYALVSNEDNVMRWTSKFGSVTFNQFGREFPYEGMNEKGLVVALMILSKTKYPEIDNRKATSPLQWIQYQLDVASTVDEVIASDSFLRISKELPIGIHFLVCDASGKAATIEFVEGKMIYHVDKQLPIPLLTNNTYDESISYLRQFDIMGGEKPVQWNNFYDIDWKQDVTLSVNQLFAVAAKKLNKPNGSLNLVGKAFDALQAVTVNDHTQWSVVFDISNKRIYFKNAKREETINLNFTDFDFESNGKVEILDIQSATSVNTMSQLKLYTPEINREYIFNAFKPLTDSGFFPVQIPDAVIEAYTQFPGTLTYTDYYPSSK from the coding sequence ATGAAAGCAAAATTAGTTTTGGTTCTTTTCGTGCTTCAGTTTCTTTTCTTCCTCAAAGTAGAGGCATGCACCACTTTTGTACTGAAAGATAGTAGTCAAATAGTGTTTGGCAGAAATTTCGATTTTAATGTGGGAAGTGGTTTTGTGGTTAACAATCCCAAAGGCATTTCTAAATATGCGTTGGTTAGTAATGAAGATAACGTAATGCGCTGGACTTCCAAATTTGGCAGTGTGACTTTTAATCAATTTGGACGGGAGTTTCCTTATGAAGGAATGAATGAGAAAGGGTTGGTTGTTGCCCTGATGATTCTTTCAAAAACAAAATATCCTGAAATAGATAATCGGAAAGCAACCTCTCCCCTTCAGTGGATTCAGTATCAGTTAGACGTGGCCTCAACGGTTGACGAGGTAATTGCAAGCGATTCTTTTTTACGAATTTCGAAAGAACTGCCAATAGGTATTCATTTCTTAGTGTGCGATGCCAGTGGTAAAGCTGCAACCATTGAATTTGTTGAGGGCAAAATGATTTACCATGTTGATAAGCAACTGCCGATTCCCTTGTTGACGAATAATACGTACGACGAATCCATTTCTTATCTTCGCCAATTCGATATTATGGGTGGAGAAAAACCGGTTCAATGGAATAATTTCTATGATATTGATTGGAAACAAGACGTAACATTATCTGTTAATCAACTATTTGCAGTTGCTGCTAAAAAATTAAACAAGCCCAATGGTTCGCTAAATCTCGTTGGAAAAGCGTTTGATGCTCTTCAGGCTGTAACAGTAAATGACCATACTCAATGGAGTGTTGTTTTTGATATTTCCAATAAGAGAATCTATTTTAAAAACGCAAAGCGTGAAGAGACCATCAATCTGAACTTTACAGATTTTGATTTTGAATCAAATGGAAAGGTGGAAATCCTTGATATCCAGTCGGCCACTTCGGTCAATACGATGAGTCAACTTAAGTTGTACACTCCGGAAATCAATAGAGAATATATTTTCAATGCATTTAAACCTTTAACAGATTCAGGATTCTTTCCGGTTCAAATCCCGGATGCAGTCATTGAGGCATATACTCAATTCCCCGGAACACTAACGTATACTGATTATTATCCTTCCAGCAAGTAG
- a CDS encoding LytTR family DNA-binding domain-containing protein yields MNNLFKRPYDLLESKAFRYWFVLGVALFGFLFLWIFEPYGLYNLQTFNEKVLAVGLYVGIGLLLMVLQFFLLQRIFIRSYTLGITILWIIVSFFLIGTSSFIINAFLYNDGQFYFSGFFYFQGMILSINIIPVTLFVLIHYNLTLRKRLRTTLQINNSIQSKSQDSDKGQIVVLNSDNKNDSLTLSLHSLLFITSVDNYIDVFYVDNGITKHKLLRYSLSGIELDNPTITELFRCHKSYIANKVNIDSVTGNAAGYKLKLKGYAECIPVSRKWNNQIKEICT; encoded by the coding sequence ATGAATAATCTATTTAAAAGACCATACGATTTATTGGAAAGTAAGGCATTCAGATACTGGTTTGTACTTGGAGTTGCTCTGTTCGGATTCTTATTTCTATGGATTTTTGAGCCTTATGGACTTTATAATCTTCAAACATTTAATGAAAAAGTATTGGCCGTAGGCTTATACGTAGGCATTGGTCTCCTTCTCATGGTTCTTCAATTCTTCTTATTACAACGTATTTTCATCCGGAGCTATACGTTAGGTATAACCATCTTATGGATCATTGTTTCTTTCTTTCTTATTGGCACTTCAAGTTTTATTATCAACGCATTTTTATATAATGATGGCCAGTTCTATTTTTCCGGTTTTTTTTACTTTCAGGGAATGATACTCTCTATTAACATCATCCCGGTTACCTTATTTGTATTGATTCATTATAACCTGACTCTCAGAAAGAGATTAAGAACTACCCTTCAAATAAATAATTCTATACAAAGTAAATCGCAGGATTCAGACAAAGGCCAAATTGTGGTATTGAATTCGGATAATAAGAATGATAGTTTAACACTTTCCCTCCATTCTCTATTGTTTATAACCTCAGTAGATAATTATATCGATGTGTTTTATGTAGATAACGGCATCACCAAACATAAATTGTTAAGATATTCTTTATCCGGGATTGAACTGGATAACCCAACTATAACCGAATTATTTCGTTGTCATAAAAGTTACATCGCTAACAAAGTAAATATAGATTCAGTAACGGGTAATGCCGCAGGATACAAACTGAAACTTAAGGGCTATGCCGAATGCATTCCTGTATCCCGGAAATGGAATAACCAGATTAAAGAGATTTGTACATAA